The sequence CATGCCGTGGTAGCGCAGCCCGCCCGCGTGGATGCTCGGCGGCACGAAGTCGTGGCCGAGGGTGTGCATCATGGTGAGCGGGGTGAGGCCCGCGGTGTCGCCGAAGTCGTACTCGTAGCGGCCCTGGGTGAGGGTCGGACACGAGGCCGGCTCGACCGCCAGCGCCCGCACCGAGCGGCCGCCGCGCAGCTGCTCGCGCAGGAAGGGCAGGACCAGGCCGCCGAAGTTGGAGCCGCCGCCCGCCGCACCGATCACGATGTCCGGGTAGTCCTCCGCCAGCTCCATCTGGAGCAGCGCCTCCTGGCCGATCACCGTCTGGTGCGTCAGCACGTGGTTGAGCACCGAGCCGAGCGCGTACTTGGCCCGGCCGCCGCTCTTGACCGCGGCCTCCACGGCCTCGGAGATGGCCAGGCCCAGGCTGCCGCTGGCGTCGGGGTCGGCGGCGAGCGCGGCCCGCCCCGCGTCGGTGAGCACGCTGGGGCTGGCGTGCACCGTCGCCCCGAAGGTCTCCATCAGGGCCCGGCGGTAGGGCTTCTGCTGGTGGCTCACCTTGACCATGAAGACCTCGCACTCGAGGCCGAAGTAGGCGGAGGCCATCGCGAGCGAGCTGCCCCACTGGCCGGCGCCGGTCTCGGTGGTGAGCTTCTCCACACCGGCCTGCTTGTTGTAGTACGCCTGCGGCACCGCCGTGTTGGGCTTGTGGCTGCCGGCCGGGCTGACGCCCTCGTACTTGAAGTAGATCCGCGCCGGGGTGTCGAGCGAGCGCTCCAGCCGGTGGGCCCGGATCAGCGGGCTGGGACGCCACTGGCGGTAGACGTCGATCACCGCGCCGGGGATGTCGATCTCGGCCTCGGTGCTGAACTCCTGGGCTATCAGCGACTCGGGGAACAGCGGCGCCAGGTCGGCCGGGGTGAGCGGCTCCCTCGTCCCGGGGTGCAGCATCGGCGGCACCGGCTTCGGCAGATCCGCCAGCACGTTGTACCAGGTGGTGGGGATTCGGTCCTCGGGCAGCAAGAACTTGGTGATCATCGGGCCCTCCCGGAATGCATGGATACGGCGGTCGATCGGACGGTCACACGGTTCAGGTGCCGGAGCGGACGGCATCGGCCGGTCCGGGTCCGGCTTCGACGGAAGAGGAGGCAGCGGCAGCGGCACCGGCAGCGGCAGCGGGTGAGGCTGAAGGTGAGGGTGAGGCGGCACCGGAAGCCGGGGCGGGCTCTGGGCCGACGGCCGCGGTGGCCGGCGCGCTCGCGGGCGAGGACCGGATCCGGAGCACCGCGAACACCGCGATGCCGACCAGAGGCGTGACCAGCATGGTGTGCAGCACCGGACGCGCGCCGTGGTTCTGCCAGATCACCCCGAGGCCGAACGGCACCACCAGCCGGGCCAGGCCCAGCACGAACCCGTTGAGCGCCATGAAGCGGCCGACCCGGTTCTCGTCGACGTGGTCGGCGATGTAGGTGGGCACCACCACGGAGGCGATGATCTCGCCGAGCGTCCACACCACGGTGGACGCCAGCACCGCCGCGAGCGAGAAGCCGAAGTCGAGCACGGCCAGGCCCAGCGCCCACAGCACCCCGGCCACCAGCAGCAGGGTACGGATCGGGTAGCTGGCGATCCGCTTCTCCAGCTGGAGCCCGAGGCCCACCACCACGACGCTGTTCACCGTGTACACCACGCCGACCAGCCCGGCCGAGGCGTTGAGCTCGGTGGTCACGGCCAGCGGCAGCGCGTACTCCAGCCCGATCAACGGGGCCACGTAGAAGAACGAGGCGAGCACCATCCACAGCACATGGCCGTGGACGCCGCCGAACCGGACCTTCCCGCCGGACGCCTTGGGCGCGGCGGCGCCGGTACGGGTGTCCCGGGGCACCCAGATCCGGATCACGACCGCGCACAGCAGCCCGACGACGATGTTGCCCGCGAACATCACGTGGTACGAGTAGGCGGCCGCGACCCCGCCCAGCAGCGGGCCGATGCCCATGCCCAGGTTGTTGCCGATGTAGCTGACCGTGTACGAGAACGGCCGCTGCTCGGGGGTCGCCAGGTCGGCGATCAGGGTGTTGGCCGCCGGGCCGAACATGCCCATCCCCACCAGGGCGACGAACAGGTACAGCGCGTACGTCCAGGGCGGGCCGTCCAGGGTGCCGAGGCCGAGGTAGCCGACCGCGTTGAGCACCAAGGCGGCGACCAGGGCGTCCCGGCGGCCGCGCAGGTCGCACACCGGCCCGCTGAGCAGCGATCCCACCAGCAGGCCGGTCGAACCGACCGAGATCAGCAGGCCCGCCTCGGCCGTGCCGAGGCCCTTGCTGCGCACCAGGTAGACGGCGAGCAGCGGGAAGACGAACATGCCCGCGCGGTTGACGAAGGACGTCACGAACAGCACCCGCAGCGGGAGCGGTAACTCCTTGAACCTGGCCGGCCATGCCTTCGGGGCGGCGGCGGCCCCTTCTCCGGTGTTCGTGGCCATCCCGGTCAGACCGCCGGCTCGGTCTCGACCCGGAAGGCCCGGCGGACGGTGCGGAACCGTGCCAGCACGTCGTCGTAGTCGCTGCCCTCGCACACGTACCAGCCGAGCACGTCGTTGGAGGCGACCGGCGGGGCCAGCACGTCGCCGACCCCCTTCCAGACGTCCGCGTCCAGGACGCCGTCGAGCGCGTTGAGGTCCCCGGGCGAGCTGATCCCGGTGATCCGCCCGTACTTGGCGGAGGACAGGTACTCGGTGCCGATCTCCGGGCCGAGCCGGGCCTCGGTGCGGTGCTCCGGGTCGAGTTCGAGCCGGGCCCACTCGCCGGCCAGGTTGATGCCGCGCCCGGCCTGGATCGCCGGGACGATCGAGCCGCCGCCCGCCCGGGCCCCCGCCTCGCCGAACACCGCCTCGCCGTCCGCGTCCAGGAAGAACTCGACGTGCGCGACGCCGGTGCGCATCCCGAAACCGCGCAGCACCGTGGCGTTGAGTTCCAGGATCCGCCGCTCGTGCTTGCCGAGGTCGTGCTTGCGGGAGATGGTGCCGCCCGGCTCGTCCCGGTACTCCAGCACCGAGTAGGTGTAGCGGGACAGTTGCTCGAAGACGACCTCGCCGTCCTGGAGCAGGGCGTCCACATGGAACTCGGTGCCGCGGACGAACTCCTCGACCCGGTACTCGTGCCGGTCGTCGCCCATCTCCTCCCACACCTCGGCCAGCCGCTCCGGCCCGTCCACCCGGTAGGTGCTTCCGCAGGCCCAGCCCGCGTACGGCTTGATCACCAGCGGGTAGCCGGTCAGTGCGGCGAACTCCTCGACCGCGCCCAGGGTGTCGGGGCGGCAGGAGCGCGCGACCCGGACTCCCAGCTCCTCGGCGCGGCGGTGCATCACGTTCTTGTCGCGGAAGTTGAGCGCCTGGTCGGGCGTCAGCCCGGGGATGCCGTGGTCCCGGCGGGCCCGGGCCGCGGGCAGCACGTCGCCCTCGAACAGCGGGAAGATCCGGACCAGCCGGTGCTCGGCGGCGATCGCGTCCACGGCGGACCGGAAGGCCGGGGTGGAGTCCAGGTCGGCCTCCCGCACCGTCAGGCCCTCGACCTCGGGCGGGATCTCGCCGGTGGGCACCAGGACGACGGGGTGGTGACCGAGCTCGGTGGCGACCTCGACCACGCTGCGGAACTGTGCGAGGTAGCGGCCGGCGGCGGGGCGGTAGACGATCAGAATCGCGGGGTTCATCGGGTTCTCCTGGAGGTAGCGGTCGGTCCGGCACCGGGGCCGGCTCCCACGACGATCAACCCGCGACGACGGACGACTCCGCTGCCGACTGCTCCTGGACGTTCTGCTCCGGCACGAACAGTTCGGCCCCGAGCTCGGCGGCGTCGAGCACGACCGGCCGCTGACGCACCGCCCCGAGCGCGTCGAGCGCGGCGGCGAGGCGGTCGAGCGCCCGCTCCACGTCCGCGCGGCCGCCCTCGTGCACCGCCTCGACGGTGAGCAGCAGCCGGCGTCGGCCGACATCGGTCCTGATCACCTCGCTCTGCCGCCAGTTCCACCGCCGCGAGTGCGCCCGGTCCTGGGTGTCCGCGTAGACGACCTCGCCCGGCTCCGGGCGCTCCGGTGCCTCCGGCGCGCCCAGCGGAAGGTACGTCTCGCCGCCGTGGGCCAGCCGGACGGCCAGCTCGCCGGTGATGTCGCCGACGTCGCAGGAGGCGACCGGCAGCCGACTGTCCAGCGAGACGGCGTTGCAGAGGTTCACCAGGGCGTTGATCCGCGGCAGCCGGTCGCCCTTGGCCACCCGCCGCAGCACCGATTCCGCCGCGCAGGGGAAGCGGTTGGGGTTGACGTCGACGCTGCGGTACGCGTCCCGCCAGGCGGCGATCGGGGGCAGGGCGGAGACCTCCGCCTTGCCCAGGGAGAGCCCGTGGACGGCGTCCTCGGCGGCGGTGAGGAGGTCGTCGACCTCCGGCGCCGCCGCCACGACGTCGACCACCGGGACGGCGATCAGTCCGAGGACGTAGCCGGGCACCCGCGCCAGAAGACTTTCGTCGAGAATGACCTTCAGGGCGCTGGTCCGGTCCATGAGGTGAGTCCTTCGCGTCCGAGCTGGGTTGATGACCTGACCGACGATAGGGAGCCGGGCCGCGTCCGACTGCGGCCAATTCCCGGACATCTGTTGGTGCCACTTCCGTCCACTCGGCCACCCGACGGCGCCCGGTCGACGGCCCTGCCGCCCCCGCGACGGGCCCCGGGCCCCTCGCGCGTTCCCGCGCGGCGGTTGCCTGTGCGGAACGAGTCCATCAAATGTGACAATGCTCGGTCCATACCACTTCGCCCTCTGCACAGGAGGCCACTTGGCCTGGCATCTGGCCCTCGACGTCGATCGCGGCTCCCGCGTCCCACTGGCCCTGCAAGTGCGTGACGCGGTACGCCGCCTGGTCGAGGACGGGACCCTCCGCGCCGGAACCCGATTACCCTCCAGCCGTCAGCTCGCCACCGACCTGGCCGTCTCGCGCAGTGTGGTGGTGGAGGCGTACGAACAACTCACCGCCGAGGGCTACCTCGTGACCCGGCGCGGCTCGGGCACCTCGGTCGCCGAGGACGGCGGCGGACTGGCCCCGGTCTCCTCCGCGCTCACCGCCGCGGCCGCCACCTCCGCCTCCGCCCCGGCGGACGGCGACGGCGGCGAGGCCGCCTGGGACCTGCGGACCGGCACCTCCAACCTGCTCGCCTTCCCGCGCCAGGAGTGGATCCGCTGCGTCACCGTCGCGCTGGGCGCCGCCGGCCACCGCGAGCTCAGCTACTCCCCGCCCGCCGGGGTCCCGCTCACCCGTCACATCCTGGCGGGCTACCTGGGCCGGGTCCGCGGGGTGCGCACCCGGTCCGAGGACCTCATGATCACCTCGGGCTTCGCCCAGGGACTCGCCCTGCTCTGCCGCGTGCTCGGCGACCGGGGCCACCGGACCCTGGCCGTGGAGGACCCGGGGCACCCCGGTGAACGGGAGTTCATCGCCAGCGCCCGGATCCGGCCGGTCGGCATCCCGGTCGACGCCGAGGGCATCCGCGTCGACCTGCTCGAGCGGTCCGGCGCCCGCGCCGTCCTGACCACCCCCGGCCACCAGTTCCCCACCGGTGCGTGCCTGAGC comes from Streptomyces sp. TLI_053 and encodes:
- a CDS encoding phenylalanine--tRNA ligase beta subunit-related protein, which produces MDRTSALKVILDESLLARVPGYVLGLIAVPVVDVVAAAPEVDDLLTAAEDAVHGLSLGKAEVSALPPIAAWRDAYRSVDVNPNRFPCAAESVLRRVAKGDRLPRINALVNLCNAVSLDSRLPVASCDVGDITGELAVRLAHGGETYLPLGAPEAPERPEPGEVVYADTQDRAHSRRWNWRQSEVIRTDVGRRRLLLTVEAVHEGGRADVERALDRLAAALDALGAVRQRPVVLDAAELGAELFVPEQNVQEQSAAESSVVAG
- a CDS encoding PLP-dependent aminotransferase family protein, with the protein product MAWHLALDVDRGSRVPLALQVRDAVRRLVEDGTLRAGTRLPSSRQLATDLAVSRSVVVEAYEQLTAEGYLVTRRGSGTSVAEDGGGLAPVSSALTAAAATSASAPADGDGGEAAWDLRTGTSNLLAFPRQEWIRCVTVALGAAGHRELSYSPPAGVPLTRHILAGYLGRVRGVRTRSEDLMITSGFAQGLALLCRVLGDRGHRTLAVEDPGHPGEREFIASARIRPVGIPVDAEGIRVDLLERSGARAVLTTPGHQFPTGACLSRERREQLIAWARAVDGYVIEDDYDNAYRSRSGQPSALQSLAPDRVVYAGSASKVLAPALRLGWLAAPSELMASLEHVRAGWDIGCSGLEQLAFARFIDTGGLDRHQRRLRAEFAARREVVRREVALHLPGTRVLGGDGGLQAYLELPPAVDEDALIRAARGRSVLIRGGRFHTLADTGRPPALVLSYATVGCEGLARGITELGFAYRRLLPGAETGETAGETT
- a CDS encoding MFS transporter, translated to MATNTGEGAAAAPKAWPARFKELPLPLRVLFVTSFVNRAGMFVFPLLAVYLVRSKGLGTAEAGLLISVGSTGLLVGSLLSGPVCDLRGRRDALVAALVLNAVGYLGLGTLDGPPWTYALYLFVALVGMGMFGPAANTLIADLATPEQRPFSYTVSYIGNNLGMGIGPLLGGVAAAYSYHVMFAGNIVVGLLCAVVIRIWVPRDTRTGAAAPKASGGKVRFGGVHGHVLWMVLASFFYVAPLIGLEYALPLAVTTELNASAGLVGVVYTVNSVVVVGLGLQLEKRIASYPIRTLLLVAGVLWALGLAVLDFGFSLAAVLASTVVWTLGEIIASVVVPTYIADHVDENRVGRFMALNGFVLGLARLVVPFGLGVIWQNHGARPVLHTMLVTPLVGIAVFAVLRIRSSPASAPATAAVGPEPAPASGAASPSPSASPAAAAGAAAAASSSVEAGPGPADAVRSGT
- a CDS encoding ATP-grasp domain-containing protein, producing the protein MNPAILIVYRPAAGRYLAQFRSVVEVATELGHHPVVLVPTGEIPPEVEGLTVREADLDSTPAFRSAVDAIAAEHRLVRIFPLFEGDVLPAARARRDHGIPGLTPDQALNFRDKNVMHRRAEELGVRVARSCRPDTLGAVEEFAALTGYPLVIKPYAGWACGSTYRVDGPERLAEVWEEMGDDRHEYRVEEFVRGTEFHVDALLQDGEVVFEQLSRYTYSVLEYRDEPGGTISRKHDLGKHERRILELNATVLRGFGMRTGVAHVEFFLDADGEAVFGEAGARAGGGSIVPAIQAGRGINLAGEWARLELDPEHRTEARLGPEIGTEYLSSAKYGRITGISSPGDLNALDGVLDADVWKGVGDVLAPPVASNDVLGWYVCEGSDYDDVLARFRTVRRAFRVETEPAV
- a CDS encoding TrpB-like pyridoxal phosphate-dependent enzyme, which translates into the protein MITKFLLPEDRIPTTWYNVLADLPKPVPPMLHPGTREPLTPADLAPLFPESLIAQEFSTEAEIDIPGAVIDVYRQWRPSPLIRAHRLERSLDTPARIYFKYEGVSPAGSHKPNTAVPQAYYNKQAGVEKLTTETGAGQWGSSLAMASAYFGLECEVFMVKVSHQQKPYRRALMETFGATVHASPSVLTDAGRAALAADPDASGSLGLAISEAVEAAVKSGGRAKYALGSVLNHVLTHQTVIGQEALLQMELAEDYPDIVIGAAGGGSNFGGLVLPFLREQLRGGRSVRALAVEPASCPTLTQGRYEYDFGDTAGLTPLTMMHTLGHDFVPPSIHAGGLRYHGMAPIISALKDLDLLEARAVPQTACFEAGVQFARNEGIVPAPESTHAVRAAIDEALACKESGEARTILFTLSGHGHFDMQAYTDYFAGKLKD